A portion of the Algisphaera agarilytica genome contains these proteins:
- a CDS encoding S41 family peptidase has product MNNRLIGNLALASAMAVLLAFFVTYRGAWARSTSTLEHIDLLVDLRYELANEYVDEPDQQELIEGAIDGMIESLDDPYTQYFPQEEFEAFNESVRAEFTGIGAEVTIENNRLHIVTPLEDSPAWKSGVMAGDTVMAIEGEDTLNMPINEAISKLKGPAGTDVSITVRHASGEEVDITITRAKIEVQTVRGFKRNADHSYNYFLDPENKVGFIRLTQFSERTTPEVLEALQELKGQGIRALVIDMRYNPGGLLNAAVDISDMFLEEGQTIVSVRGRKVPEQVYKSTSDTLLPEIPVVVLANSFSASASEIVAGALADNGRALFVGERTFGKGSVQQVKRLLGNNAGALKITNAYYYLPSGRNIHRRNKAEDEAWGVDPSENAYVPMTPDQRRERLEARQAQDIINANNGQEHSETVTPEWINETLKDPQLAAALTAILGKLDSGEWPVVGKSNADELVRLAEREQLTKQRELLEETLAEVNEKLAKLDDGQPIEDESVDAEAEAEAEETAADAVIEEAVESAEEPEPALAP; this is encoded by the coding sequence ATGAATAATCGTCTGATCGGCAACCTCGCGCTGGCATCGGCTATGGCTGTGCTCCTGGCGTTTTTCGTAACCTACCGCGGGGCCTGGGCCCGAAGCACCTCGACGCTGGAACACATCGACCTCCTGGTCGACCTGCGATACGAACTCGCCAACGAATACGTCGACGAGCCCGACCAGCAAGAGCTCATCGAAGGCGCGATCGACGGCATGATCGAGTCGCTCGACGACCCCTACACCCAGTACTTCCCCCAAGAAGAATTCGAAGCCTTCAACGAAAGCGTCCGCGCCGAGTTCACCGGCATCGGGGCCGAGGTCACCATCGAGAACAACCGGTTGCACATCGTCACCCCGCTCGAAGACTCCCCGGCGTGGAAGTCCGGCGTCATGGCCGGCGATACCGTGATGGCCATCGAGGGCGAAGACACCCTCAACATGCCCATCAACGAAGCGATCAGCAAGCTCAAGGGTCCGGCCGGCACCGACGTCTCCATCACCGTCCGCCACGCCTCGGGCGAAGAAGTCGACATCACCATCACCCGCGCCAAGATCGAGGTCCAGACCGTCCGCGGCTTCAAGCGCAACGCCGACCACAGCTACAACTACTTCCTCGACCCCGAAAACAAAGTCGGCTTCATCCGGCTCACCCAGTTCAGCGAACGCACCACGCCCGAGGTGCTCGAAGCGCTGCAAGAGCTTAAGGGCCAGGGCATCCGCGCCCTGGTCATCGACATGCGCTACAACCCCGGCGGGCTGCTCAACGCCGCGGTCGACATCAGCGACATGTTCCTCGAAGAAGGACAGACCATCGTTTCGGTCCGCGGCCGCAAGGTGCCCGAGCAGGTGTACAAGTCCACCTCCGACACGCTCCTGCCGGAGATCCCCGTTGTGGTGCTGGCCAACTCCTTCAGCGCCTCGGCCTCGGAAATCGTTGCCGGTGCGTTGGCGGACAACGGCCGCGCCCTGTTCGTGGGTGAACGCACCTTCGGCAAGGGCAGCGTGCAGCAGGTCAAGCGTCTGCTGGGCAACAACGCCGGCGCGCTGAAGATCACCAACGCCTACTACTACCTGCCCTCGGGCCGCAACATCCACCGCCGCAACAAGGCCGAGGACGAAGCGTGGGGCGTGGACCCCAGCGAAAACGCTTACGTGCCCATGACGCCCGACCAGCGCCGCGAACGCCTCGAAGCCCGCCAGGCTCAAGACATCATCAACGCCAACAACGGTCAGGAGCACAGTGAAACCGTGACGCCCGAGTGGATCAACGAAACGCTCAAAGACCCGCAACTCGCCGCGGCGCTCACGGCGATCCTGGGCAAGCTCGACTCTGGTGAATGGCCCGTCGTCGGCAAATCCAACGCCGATGAACTCGTCCGCCTGGCTGAACGCGAACAGCTCACCAAGCAGCGTGAACTGCTCGAAGAAACGCTGGCCGAAGTGAACGAGAAGCTCGCCAAGCTCGATGATGGCCAGCCGATCGAAGACGAATCGGTCGATGCTGAAGCCGAAGCCGAGGCCGAAGAGACCGCCGCCGACGCCGTGATCGAAGAAGCCGTGGAATCCGCCGAAGAACCCGAGCCCGCGCTAGCCCCGTGA
- a CDS encoding metallophosphoesterase family protein, translating into MPKIGLLSDSHGRAATTRRGVDVLLKQGAEVLIHLGDVGTVEVIDALCVEKPNSEDQIESHLVFGNTDWDIDSLAEYADDLDVAVDHPVGRLQLGDGKDLVFCHGHESKPMQQALADGAKYLCHGHTHAQADDRQGSTRVINPGALFRASVYSVAVLDTATDQLVFFEVEAV; encoded by the coding sequence TTGCCCAAGATCGGCCTTCTTTCGGATTCACATGGCCGTGCCGCAACCACCCGCCGTGGGGTTGACGTGCTGCTTAAGCAGGGTGCGGAAGTCTTGATCCACCTCGGGGATGTCGGCACCGTCGAGGTGATCGATGCGCTGTGCGTGGAAAAACCCAACAGCGAGGACCAGATCGAATCCCATTTGGTGTTCGGCAACACCGACTGGGACATCGACTCGTTGGCGGAATACGCCGACGACCTGGATGTCGCGGTGGACCACCCCGTGGGTCGGCTCCAATTGGGCGACGGCAAAGACCTTGTCTTCTGCCACGGGCACGAATCCAAGCCGATGCAGCAGGCGCTGGCCGACGGGGCAAAATACCTCTGTCACGGCCACACCCACGCCCAGGCAGACGACCGGCAAGGCTCAACCCGGGTGATCAACCCGGGGGCGTTGTTCCGGGCGTCGGTCTACAGCGTCGCGGTGCTGGACACGGCAACCGATCAACTGGTGTTCTTTGAGGTCGAAGCGGTTTAG
- a CDS encoding GNAT family N-acetyltransferase: MADQFRQSDVGQSFDYSTLNVRTFVADDQSEVLRLYNDGLLAGQIAPNDTGADLDHVAEAYFDEPRHHFWVAQVAEQIVGMIGVGSDEEHTAEVRRLRVDPAHQDGPVAEQLLESALNHCKNNGYLKIRLDTRYEKTAALGHFDRIGFQHTRTRTAPGKEVLEFYLDLYRQHEDQPDGTPTS, encoded by the coding sequence ATGGCCGATCAGTTCAGACAATCCGATGTGGGTCAATCCTTCGACTACAGCACGCTGAACGTGCGTACCTTCGTGGCGGATGATCAGTCTGAAGTCCTGCGGCTGTACAACGATGGGCTGTTGGCGGGCCAGATCGCACCGAACGACACCGGAGCGGACCTAGATCACGTGGCCGAGGCCTACTTCGACGAGCCCCGGCACCACTTCTGGGTGGCCCAGGTCGCCGAGCAGATCGTCGGCATGATCGGGGTGGGCTCGGATGAAGAGCACACCGCCGAGGTCCGACGTCTCCGCGTGGACCCCGCCCACCAGGACGGGCCCGTCGCCGAGCAGCTCCTCGAGTCGGCGTTAAACCACTGCAAAAACAACGGCTACCTGAAAATCCGCCTCGACACCCGCTACGAAAAGACCGCGGCGCTCGGGCATTTCGACCGGATCGGATTCCAGCACACCCGCACCCGCACCGCCCCGGGCAAGGAAGTCCTGGAGTTCTACCTCGACCTCTACCGCCAGCACGAAGATCAGCCGGACGGCACCCCCACTTCCTGA
- a CDS encoding heavy metal translocating P-type ATPase produces the protein MTALPHDHTHDHAHPAPAAPSSPDTGDRKVDLKIIAVLFGCTVLITAVVARFLFDTPDYSNLLAMAAAILLGWPIVYGAAKSLITGRCSHDHGEACDHDHDHVRSDSHMEELVALAIIASFASGEYLECAAVAFFMLIASLIEHRTAVGALKSIESLIRITPTRAVKLADDGSESEVHAATLVPGDKVVVLPGDNIPGDGQIKEGVSTVDEANITGESLPVEKSPGDEVFGGTINETGRMVIEITRAGEDSTLGKVQGLILQAAQTRPAAVRELSKYAAFYTPVVVMLAGIIYFFSKDLSNSISLLLIACPCAIILAAPTAVVAALSSAARLGVYVKSVAELEVVRRVTAFVFDKTGTITTGQLAVTRMKPIDGMEAADLLRYAVSVEENSRHPVARAVVAIASKAKIQAGNTDNVEEVAGRGMKATVDGRAVMVGRQTWLQEQGVDLSAADISEGEGLSLLFVAVDNQYAGWLGMADQPREQAAAAIAELGELGVKRRVMITGDRQSPAARVAAAVGITDYSAEALPGDKLTLVEDLKKAGHTVAVLGDGVNDGPALAAGHVSIAMGAAGSDVAVNSARIALMNNNLDRLPFLVMLSRRTVAIIRQNLIATMIYILFMLALLAAGVLTPMWAAIGHGISSILIIFNSARLVRVGEDLEHHDDVVAKTETARPVQTTRVEPAPPVATA, from the coding sequence ATGACCGCCCTCCCGCACGATCACACCCACGACCACGCCCATCCCGCCCCAGCTGCTCCCAGTTCGCCCGACACCGGCGACCGCAAGGTCGACCTGAAGATCATCGCGGTGTTGTTCGGCTGCACCGTGCTGATCACCGCCGTTGTCGCCCGATTCCTGTTCGACACGCCCGACTACTCCAACCTGCTCGCGATGGCCGCCGCCATCCTGCTGGGCTGGCCCATTGTTTACGGCGCCGCCAAGTCGCTCATCACCGGCAGGTGCTCCCACGATCACGGCGAGGCCTGCGACCACGATCATGATCACGTTCGCTCCGACAGCCACATGGAAGAGCTCGTTGCCCTGGCGATCATCGCCAGCTTCGCTTCGGGTGAATACCTCGAGTGCGCCGCGGTCGCCTTCTTCATGCTGATCGCGTCGCTGATCGAGCACCGCACCGCGGTGGGCGCGCTCAAGTCGATCGAGTCGCTCATCCGCATCACCCCGACCCGGGCCGTGAAGCTTGCCGATGACGGCAGCGAATCCGAAGTCCACGCCGCGACCCTCGTGCCCGGCGACAAAGTCGTCGTCCTCCCCGGCGACAACATCCCCGGCGACGGCCAAATCAAAGAAGGCGTCTCCACCGTCGACGAAGCCAACATCACCGGTGAATCGCTCCCCGTCGAAAAGTCGCCCGGCGACGAAGTCTTCGGCGGCACCATCAACGAGACCGGCCGGATGGTCATCGAGATCACCCGGGCCGGCGAAGACTCGACCCTCGGCAAAGTGCAGGGCCTCATCCTCCAGGCCGCTCAAACCCGCCCCGCCGCGGTGCGTGAACTCTCGAAGTACGCCGCGTTCTACACGCCCGTCGTCGTCATGCTCGCCGGCATCATCTACTTCTTCTCCAAAGACCTATCGAACAGCATCAGCCTGCTGCTGATCGCCTGCCCCTGTGCCATCATCCTCGCGGCACCCACCGCCGTGGTCGCGGCGCTCTCGTCCGCGGCCCGTTTGGGGGTGTACGTGAAGTCGGTGGCCGAGCTCGAAGTCGTCCGCCGCGTGACCGCCTTCGTCTTCGACAAGACCGGCACGATCACCACCGGCCAGCTCGCCGTCACACGTATGAAACCCATTGACGGCATGGAGGCCGCCGACCTGCTGCGTTACGCCGTCAGCGTCGAAGAAAACTCTCGCCACCCCGTCGCCCGGGCGGTGGTCGCGATCGCCAGTAAGGCCAAGATTCAGGCCGGCAACACCGACAACGTCGAAGAAGTCGCGGGCCGCGGCATGAAAGCCACCGTCGATGGCAGGGCCGTGATGGTCGGCCGTCAAACCTGGCTGCAGGAACAAGGCGTCGATCTTTCCGCCGCCGACATCAGCGAAGGCGAAGGCCTGTCGCTGCTGTTTGTCGCGGTCGACAACCAATACGCCGGCTGGCTGGGCATGGCCGACCAACCCCGTGAGCAGGCCGCCGCCGCCATCGCCGAACTCGGCGAACTGGGCGTGAAGCGCCGCGTCATGATCACCGGCGACCGCCAATCCCCCGCCGCCCGCGTCGCCGCCGCGGTAGGCATCACCGACTACTCCGCCGAGGCCCTGCCCGGCGACAAGCTCACCCTCGTCGAAGACCTCAAGAAGGCTGGCCACACCGTCGCGGTACTCGGCGACGGCGTGAACGACGGCCCCGCGCTCGCCGCCGGCCACGTCTCCATCGCCATGGGCGCCGCCGGCTCGGACGTCGCGGTCAACTCCGCCCGCATCGCATTGATGAACAACAACCTCGACCGCTTGCCCTTCCTGGTCATGCTGTCGCGCCGCACCGTGGCCATCATCCGTCAGAACCTGATCGCCACGATGATCTACATCCTGTTCATGCTCGCCCTGCTCGCCGCCGGCGTCCTCACGCCCATGTGGGCCGCGATCGGCCACGGCATCAGCTCGATCCTAATCATCTTCAACTCCGCCCGCCTCGTCCGCGTCGGCGAAGACCTCGAGCACCACGACGATGTCGTCGCCAAGACCGAGACCGCCCGCCCCGTGCAGACCACCCGCGTGGAACCGGCCCCGCCGGTCGCTACTGCTTAA
- a CDS encoding acyltransferase family protein, producing MQESLTPPAASDSPEKESAAPEQTGAGEPVQPKPTRVRLNYFDYFRAFAIIVIVVGHSYWPWQQDTPYELTLGNLITGGTAMFVFISGFFFHHVFYPRYHYRKFLTKKAKAVFLPYLILSVLGFLVIVVALDESHRYLERQSGDLVHNVKLLIQYVWTGRILTAYWYIPFITIVFLMSPMFIRYIKLPAAWQGGILLAWMGVSMWVHRPLAQISPIHSVVYFVPFYMLGIVVSQHQTKVLEVIRNRTVLLGLIVLGIAAAQAFFVGQQGNYEKKSMLAYNGIDLMLLQKIALIFFALSLLSKIDHLELRWLKFIASCSFALFFIHPWVLFGLHYFDTTDYLEPMVPGGLIFPIKAVIVFGLSLVVSIAVKQALGKRSKYVIGW from the coding sequence GTGCAAGAGAGCCTCACTCCACCCGCCGCGTCCGATTCGCCTGAGAAAGAATCTGCCGCCCCCGAGCAAACCGGTGCCGGCGAACCCGTGCAACCCAAACCCACGCGGGTCCGCCTGAACTACTTCGATTACTTCCGGGCGTTTGCGATCATCGTGATTGTTGTGGGGCACAGCTACTGGCCGTGGCAGCAGGACACGCCCTACGAGCTGACGCTGGGCAACCTCATCACGGGCGGCACGGCGATGTTCGTGTTCATCTCCGGGTTCTTCTTCCACCACGTGTTCTACCCGCGGTACCACTACCGCAAGTTCCTGACCAAGAAGGCCAAGGCGGTGTTTCTGCCGTACCTGATCCTGTCGGTGCTGGGGTTTCTGGTGATCGTCGTCGCGTTGGACGAGTCGCACCGCTACCTCGAAAGACAGTCGGGCGACCTGGTTCATAACGTCAAGCTGTTGATTCAGTATGTGTGGACGGGGCGGATCCTGACCGCGTATTGGTACATCCCGTTCATCACGATCGTGTTCCTGATGTCGCCGATGTTCATCCGCTACATCAAGCTGCCCGCGGCGTGGCAGGGCGGGATCCTGCTGGCGTGGATGGGGGTTTCGATGTGGGTGCATCGGCCGCTCGCGCAGATCAGCCCGATCCACTCGGTGGTGTACTTCGTGCCGTTTTACATGCTGGGGATCGTGGTGTCGCAGCACCAGACGAAGGTGCTGGAGGTGATCCGCAACCGGACGGTGCTGCTGGGGCTGATCGTGTTGGGGATCGCCGCGGCACAGGCGTTTTTTGTGGGCCAGCAGGGCAACTACGAGAAGAAGAGCATGCTCGCCTACAACGGCATCGACCTGATGCTGCTGCAAAAGATCGCGCTGATCTTCTTTGCGTTGTCGCTGCTCTCGAAGATCGATCACCTGGAGCTGCGCTGGCTTAAGTTCATCGCGTCGTGCAGCTTCGCGTTGTTCTTTATCCACCCCTGGGTGTTGTTTGGGTTGCACTACTTCGACACGACCGACTACCTGGAGCCGATGGTGCCGGGCGGGCTGATCTTCCCGATCAAGGCGGTGATTGTCTTCGGGCTGAGCCTGGTCGTTTCGATCGCGGTCAAGCAGGCGCTGGGGAAGCGCAGCAAGTACGTGATCGGGTGGTAG
- a CDS encoding PEP-CTERM sorting domain-containing protein (PEP-CTERM proteins occur, often in large numbers, in the proteomes of bacteria that also encode an exosortase, a predicted intramembrane cysteine proteinase. The presence of a PEP-CTERM domain at a protein's C-terminus predicts cleavage within the sorting domain, followed by covalent anchoring to some some component of the (usually Gram-negative) cell surface. Many PEP-CTERM proteins exhibit an unusual sequence composition that includes large numbers of potential glycosylation sites. Expression of one such protein has been shown restore the ability of a bacterium to form floc, a type of biofilm.): MLTRLLAVPALAAASLFALPTADAAPLNIPGCVAALPGTTVAAEPQLAGTVIHDEIRALNFVGDPMDPTTGYATSLQIRVVRSSLDNTLDFYYRFLNNDEFTFPLGSVDAFGFQGYDANVNYRTDGLGDTAPTTALRSVGDGDGIRFAFSAGTIVPPDLPGANNSTRFMFIDTQATEFDMNGHINVHAGLANFDPALATLMNTPRPIPEPASLAILTIGGALIGQRRHRRLD; the protein is encoded by the coding sequence ATGCTCACCCGTTTACTGGCCGTCCCCGCCCTTGCCGCCGCTTCCCTGTTCGCTCTGCCCACGGCCGACGCGGCGCCCCTCAACATCCCCGGCTGCGTCGCGGCGCTCCCCGGCACAACCGTCGCCGCCGAGCCGCAACTCGCCGGCACCGTGATCCACGACGAGATCCGGGCCCTGAACTTCGTCGGCGACCCGATGGACCCCACCACCGGCTACGCCACCAGCCTCCAGATCCGCGTCGTCCGCTCCTCCCTCGATAACACGCTGGACTTCTACTACCGCTTCCTCAACAACGACGAGTTCACTTTCCCACTCGGCTCGGTCGATGCCTTCGGCTTCCAGGGCTACGACGCCAACGTCAACTACCGGACCGACGGGCTCGGCGACACCGCCCCGACCACGGCCCTCCGCTCGGTGGGCGATGGCGACGGCATCCGCTTCGCGTTCTCCGCGGGCACGATTGTTCCCCCCGACCTGCCCGGAGCCAACAACAGCACGCGCTTCATGTTCATCGATACCCAGGCCACAGAGTTCGACATGAACGGCCACATCAACGTCCACGCCGGCCTCGCCAACTTCGACCCGGCCCTGGCCACGCTGATGAACACCCCGCGGCCGATCCCCGAGCCCGCCTCGCTGGCGATCCTCACGATCGGCGGCGCCCTCATCGGACAACGCCGCCACCGCCGTCTCGACTAG
- a CDS encoding family 16 glycoside hydrolase, giving the protein MTIRSFFVFLAAMSVSASVVAHEFEHQPGFPEVPAEWGTVGDGHGEIAVASNGEIYVSVMGGEQPGLQVYSAEGKYLRNVPGAPKDFHGFVIQQEDDGEFLYGVGLWSGTLTKMKLDGTVVFATPVTAIPEKYFWKKKDSDEINPRFTSCAVSPDGTIYVVDGYATDNIHLYDADGSYRETWVGRAEPYNFKNLHKIHIDPRYDEPRILGCDRANLRLVHLSLDGEFLGDFATDLRRPSAAAFHGPYVAIAEIHGRISVLDKDGNIDTTMGTNDDKYNGNRTPPEQWREGIVTSPHGIAFDADGNILMTEYSKFGRILKYTPTSQSGKTELIHDDILGSFRPAKGWMVADSVEAVAGESRFVAEAVEQGGSILFNGAEKNRAAYLFTEAEFQDVSIQLEFMVPKGSNAGVYVMGRYEIQILDSYGKPEVKHSDLGGVYQRWRSKEDAEAKGLPQGYEGVAPKVNAAKAPGEWQTMDIVFHAPRFDAEGKKTQNARFKTVHVNGQLVQTDVEVTGPTRAAPLRGEEATGPIAIQGDHGPIAIRSYVVTPLTAGSGG; this is encoded by the coding sequence ATGACTATCCGATCTTTTTTTGTGTTCCTGGCTGCGATGTCTGTCTCCGCTTCGGTTGTCGCTCACGAGTTTGAGCATCAGCCCGGTTTCCCCGAAGTCCCCGCAGAGTGGGGCACCGTCGGCGACGGGCACGGCGAGATCGCGGTTGCGTCCAACGGCGAGATCTACGTCTCGGTCATGGGCGGTGAGCAGCCGGGCCTGCAGGTGTACTCGGCCGAGGGCAAGTATCTGCGTAACGTGCCGGGCGCACCGAAAGACTTCCACGGCTTCGTGATCCAACAGGAAGACGACGGCGAGTTCCTCTACGGCGTCGGCCTGTGGTCGGGAACGCTCACCAAGATGAAGCTCGACGGCACGGTCGTCTTCGCCACGCCGGTGACCGCGATCCCCGAGAAGTATTTCTGGAAGAAGAAGGACAGCGACGAGATCAACCCGCGGTTCACGTCGTGCGCGGTTTCGCCGGACGGGACCATCTACGTGGTTGACGGCTACGCCACGGACAACATCCACCTCTACGACGCGGATGGCAGCTACCGCGAGACTTGGGTGGGCCGGGCCGAGCCGTACAACTTCAAGAACCTGCACAAGATCCATATCGACCCGCGCTACGACGAGCCGCGCATCCTCGGGTGCGACCGGGCGAACCTGCGGCTGGTGCACCTGTCGCTGGACGGCGAGTTTCTGGGCGACTTCGCCACCGACCTGCGTCGCCCCTCGGCCGCGGCGTTCCACGGGCCGTATGTCGCCATCGCCGAGATCCACGGCCGGATCAGCGTGCTCGACAAGGACGGCAACATCGACACCACGATGGGCACCAACGACGACAAGTACAACGGCAACCGCACCCCGCCCGAGCAGTGGCGGGAAGGCATCGTCACGTCGCCGCACGGCATCGCGTTTGACGCCGACGGCAACATCCTGATGACCGAGTACAGCAAGTTCGGGCGTATCCTGAAATACACCCCGACCTCGCAGTCCGGCAAGACCGAACTGATCCACGACGACATCCTCGGCTCGTTCCGGCCCGCCAAGGGGTGGATGGTCGCCGACTCGGTCGAGGCCGTGGCAGGGGAAAGCCGGTTCGTGGCGGAGGCGGTCGAGCAGGGCGGTTCGATACTGTTCAACGGCGCCGAGAAGAACCGCGCGGCCTACCTCTTCACCGAGGCGGAGTTCCAGGACGTGTCGATCCAGCTCGAGTTCATGGTGCCCAAGGGCTCCAATGCGGGGGTCTACGTCATGGGGCGTTACGAGATCCAGATCCTCGACAGCTACGGCAAGCCGGAGGTGAAGCACTCCGACCTGGGCGGCGTCTACCAGCGGTGGCGCAGCAAGGAAGACGCGGAGGCCAAAGGCCTGCCGCAGGGTTACGAAGGTGTCGCGCCGAAGGTCAACGCCGCGAAAGCGCCCGGCGAATGGCAGACGATGGACATCGTGTTCCACGCCCCGCGTTTTGATGCCGAGGGCAAGAAGACGCAGAACGCCCGCTTCAAAACCGTGCACGTCAACGGCCAACTCGTGCAGACCGATGTCGAAGTGACCGGTCCGACGCGGGCCGCGCCGCTGCGGGGCGAAGAAGCCACGGGCCCCATCGCGATCCAGGGCGACCACGGGCCGATCGCGATCCGCAGCTATGTGGTGACCCCGCTTACCGCCGGTTCGGGCGGGTAA
- a CDS encoding type II secretion system protein, with protein MPKRHGFTLIELLVVISIIALLIGILLPALGAARRTARQMASNTQIRGIHQGMVTFAQSNKTGGKDGFFPGIDPDGTFHPGLAPISGTQFGGTPTLPNLSVALMVNGDFFPPEYCNSPADESVEPADISVAVPEITNFNFSYAMIQLHSGPPGPTPGMVVPDRERAVEWKETLNTAAAIISDKNTGGLDATISSVWTEQNSGDWRGGISRNDNSVEFATSEFVEQTKYGNNAVTAQDNLFAVDGAGVADADAAMVINAWNVHTGH; from the coding sequence ATGCCCAAGCGTCACGGCTTTACCCTTATCGAACTCCTCGTGGTGATCTCGATCATCGCGCTGCTGATCGGCATCCTGCTCCCCGCCCTCGGCGCCGCCCGCCGCACCGCTCGCCAAATGGCCAGCAACACCCAGATCCGCGGCATCCATCAAGGGATGGTTACGTTCGCTCAATCCAACAAGACAGGCGGCAAAGACGGATTCTTCCCCGGGATCGATCCTGATGGGACTTTCCACCCAGGTCTGGCACCTATCTCTGGTACCCAGTTTGGCGGCACACCCACACTGCCCAACCTCAGCGTGGCATTGATGGTAAACGGCGACTTCTTTCCTCCTGAATATTGCAATAGCCCTGCCGACGAGAGTGTTGAACCTGCGGACATTTCTGTTGCGGTACCCGAAATTACGAATTTCAATTTCTCTTATGCCATGATCCAATTACATAGCGGCCCGCCCGGACCAACCCCAGGGATGGTTGTTCCTGACCGGGAACGTGCGGTTGAGTGGAAAGAAACACTCAATACGGCAGCCGCAATTATCTCGGATAAAAATACGGGTGGATTGGATGCCACGATTAGCTCTGTTTGGACCGAGCAGAACTCAGGTGATTGGCGTGGAGGCATTTCTCGCAACGACAACTCCGTCGAATTTGCAACCTCCGAGTTTGTCGAGCAAACCAAGTACGGCAACAATGCGGTGACCGCGCAGGACAATCTGTTTGCTGTGGACGGTGCCGGGGTCGCCGATGCGGACGCCGCGATGGTGATCAATGCCTGGAACGTCCACACCGGCCACTAA